A window from Capricornis sumatraensis isolate serow.1 chromosome 5, serow.2, whole genome shotgun sequence encodes these proteins:
- the ATG9B gene encoding autophagy-related protein 9B, protein MVRQMGWGGTRGRLGRWGDLGPGSVPLLPTPLPPLPPPPCRGPGAGRVSFFCLSPVPRTRRAPSSAPPSASGLPCPAVQGPGASQPCHSAPPTPATPPVQPQPSMTPVSAPPLWGSHSAPPPASGTPPPPRRCPQDSPGLRIGPLIPEQDYERLEDGDPEGSQDSPLHGEEQQPLLHEPEGLRSSWHHIQNLDSFFTKIYSYHQTNGFTCILLEDVFQLGQFIFIVTFTTFLLRCVNYNVLFANQPSNRTRPGPLHSKVTLSDAILPSSQCAQRICSSPLLVFLLILAAAFWLFQLLRSVCNLFSYWDIQVFYREALHIPPEELSSVPWAEVQSRLLALQRSGGLCVQPRPLTELDVHHRILRYTNYQVALANKGLLPARAALPWGGGTAFLSRGLALNVDLLLFRGPFSLFRGGWELPDAYKRGDRRAALAARWRRTVLLLAAANLALSPLVLAWQVLHAFYSHAELLRREPGALGMRRWSRLARLQLRHFNELPHELRARLARAYRPAAAFLRAAAPPAPLLALLARQLVFFAGAPLAALLVLTVYDEDVLAVEHVLTAMTALGIAATVARSFIPDEQGQGRSPQLLLQAALAHMHYLPEETGPAGRTSSYRQMARLLQYRAVSLVEELLSPVLTPLFLIFWFRPRALEIIDFFRHFTVDVAGVGDICSFALMDVKRHGHPQWLSEGQTEASLSQRAEDGKTELSLMRFSLVHPQWRPPGHSSKFLGHLRGRVQQDAAAWGASSVRSPPAPGILSDSPSPLPEAFLANLLVQPLRPPQDLSPTAPCPAAATASLLASLSRITQDSSCVSPGGTGGQKLAQLPELASAEMSLHAIYLHQLHQQQQQQQELWGEASASPLSRPWPSPPQTLSPDEEKPCWSSDGSSPASSPRQQWRAQRTQSLFPGGSQEPTDTQKEPGQATSTD, encoded by the exons ATGGTGAGGCAAATGGGCTGGGGGGGGACCAGGGGGCGGTTGGGGCGGTGGGGAGACCTGGGGCCTGGATCTGTGCCCCTCCTCCCCACGCcactgcctcctcttcctcctcctccctgtcgGGGACCTGGGGCGGGAAGGGTCTCCTTCTTCTGTCTCTCCCCTGTCCCTCGCACAAGAAGGGCCCCTTCCTCAGCTCCTCCTTCAGCCTCGGGGCTCCCCTGCCCAGCGGTGCAGGGCCCAGGGGCTTCTCAGCCTTGCCACAGtgctcccccaaccccagccacTCCCCCAGTGCAGCCCCAGCCCTCGATGACACCCGTCTCTGCTCCCCCTCTCTGGGGTTCCCACTCTGCCCCTCCCCCGGCCTCGGGGACTCCGCCTCCCCCACGCCGATGCCCCCAGGACTCTCCTGGGCTGCGGATAGGCCCTCTGATACCTGAGCAGGATTACGAGCGGCTGGAGGACGGTGACCCTGAGGGGTCCCAAGATTCACCCCTCCATGGGGAGGAGCAGCAGCCCCTGCTTCATGAGCCAGAAGGGCTCCGAA GCTCCTGGCACCACATCCAGAACCTGGACAGCTTCTTCACCAAG ATCTACAGCTACCACCAGACGAATGGCTTTACCTGTATCCTGCTGGAGGATGTCTTCCAGCTGGG ACAATTCATTTTCATCGTCACCTTCACAACCTTCCTCCTTCGTTGCGTGAATTATAATGTTCTCTTTGCCAACCAACCGAGTAACCGAACACGACCTGGGCCACTCCACAGCAAAGTGACCTTGTCGGACGCCATCCTACCCTCCTCCCAGTGTGCCCAGCG GATCTGCTCCAGCCCCCTCCTGGTCTTCCTGCTGATCCTGGCTGCTGCCTTCTGGCTGTTCCAGCTGCTTCGCTCAGTCTGCAACCTCTTCAGCTACTGGGACATCCAGGTGTTTTACAGGGAGGCCCTGCACATCCCCCCG gaggagctcagctcggtgccctGGGCAGAGGTGCAGTCCCGCCTGCTGGCGCTGCAGAGGAGCGGGGGGCTGTGCGTGCAGCCGAGGCCGCTGACGGAGCTGGACGTCCACCACCGCATCCTGCGCTACACCAACTACCAGGTGGCGCTGGCCAACAAGGGGCTGCTGCCCGCCCGCGCCGCGCTTCCCTGGGGCGGCGGCACGGCCTTCCTCAGCCGTGGCCTGGCGCTCAACGTCGACCTGCTCCTCTTCCGCGGGCCCTTCTCGCTCTTCCGCGGCGGCTGGGAGCTGCCCGACGCCTACAAGCGCGGCGACCGGCGGGCCGCCCTGGCCGCGCGCTGGCGGCGCACGGTGCTACTGCTGGCGGCCGCAAACCTGGCGCTGAGCCCTCTGGTGCTGGCCTGGCAGGTGCTGCACGCCTTCTACAGCCACGCCGAGCTGCTGCGGCGCGAGCCTGGCGCGCTGGGGATGCGCCGCTGGTCCCGCCTGGCCCGCCTGCAGCTCCGCCACTTCAACGAGCTGCCGCACGAGCTGCGCGCGCGCCTGGCCCGCGCCTACCGCCCGGCTGCCGCCTTCCTGCGCGCCGCCGCTCCCCCCGCGCCCCTGCTGGCGCTGCTGGCCCGCCAGCTCGTCTTCTTCGCTGGCGCGCCCTTGGCCGCACTGCTCGTGCTCACCGTGTACGACGAGGACGTGCTCGCCGTGGAGCACGTGCTCACCGCCATGACCGCGCTCGGGATCGCGGCCACCGTGGCCAG GTCTTTCATTCCGGATGAGCAAGGCCAAGGCCGTTCGCCGCAGCTCCTGCTGCAGGCGGCCTTGGCCCACATGCACTACCTCCCCGAGGAGACCGGCCCTGCCGGCAGGACCAGCTCTTACAGGCAGATGGCGCGGCTGTTGCAATACCGAGCG GTCTCCCTGGTGGAGGAGCTCCTGTCCCCTGTCCTCACCCCCTTGTTTCTGATCTTCTGGTTTCGGCCCCGAGCCTTGGAGATTATCGACTTCTTTCGGCACTTTACTGTGGATGTGGCTGGGGTCGGGGACATCTGCTCCTTTGCCCTTATGGACGTGAAGCGGCACGGCCACCCTCAG TGGCTCTCCGAGGGACAGACCGAGGCCTCACTGTCTCAGCGTGCCGAGGACGGGAAGACAGAACTCTCCTTGATGAGGTTCTCCCTGGTTCACCCACAATGGCGCCCCCCAGGCCACAGCTCCAAGTTCCTGGGGCATCTGCGAGGCCGGGTGCAGCAAGATGCAGCCGCCTGGGGCGCCAGCTCAGTGCGCAGCCCCCCTGCCCCCGGGATCCTCAGCgactctccctcccctctg CCGGAGGCCTTCCTGGCCAACCTCTTGGTGCAGCCCCTCCGGCCGCCTCAAGACCTCAGCCCCACAGCCCCCTGCCCAGCCGCAGCCACGGCCAGCCTCCTGGCCTCCCTTTCCCGAATTACCCAGGACTCAAG CTGTGTGTCCCCGGGAGGCACTGGGGGCCAGAAGCTggcccagctcccagagcttgcatcTGCTGAGATGAGTCTCCACGCCATCTACCTGCACCAG CTCcatcaacagcagcagcagcagcaggaactgtGGGGCGAGGCCTCAGCCTCCCCACTGTCCCGGCCCTGGCCCAGCCCCCCACAGACCCTCTCTCCAGATGAGGAAAAGCCGTGCTGGTCCAGTGATG GCTCCAGTCCCGCCTCCAGCCCCAGACAGCAGTGGAGAGCCCAGAGGACccagagtttgtttcctggagggtcccaggagcCCACAGACACCCAGAAGGAGCCTGGCCAGGCTACTAGCACTGACTGA
- the ABCB8 gene encoding mitochondrial potassium channel ATP-binding subunit isoform X2, whose amino-acid sequence MLVHLFRVGIRGGPVPGKPLLPLRFQTFSAVRSSDGRPSACLLGAVARLRSQLRARLPRAPPAPIQSPSAWHWVGGILLGPLVLSKCPRLGLVALCEPEEAPPVRSRPRVLEPRFNWTLFWQFLRPHLLVLGAAVVLALGAALVNVQIPLLLGQLVEIVAKYTRDHAGSFLTESRSLSTHLLLLYGLQGLLTFGYLVLLSRIGERMAVDLRRALFCNLLRQDIEFFDAKKTGQLVSRLTTDVQEFKSSFKLVISQGLRSCTQVAGCLVSLSMLSTRLTLLLMVATPALMGVGTLMGSALRKLSRQCQEQVARATGVADEALGNVRTVRAFAMEQREEERYGAELEGSRCKAEELGRGIALFQGLSNIAFNCMVLGTLFVGGSLVAGQQLTGGDLMSFLVASQTVQRSMANLSILFGQVVRGLSAGARVFEYMTLSPSIPLSGGCSLPREHLRGSIAFHNVSFSYPCRPGFPVLRDFSLTLPPGKIVALVGQSGGGKTTVASLLERFYDPTAGMVTLDGQDLRTLDPSWLRGQVIGFISQEPILFGTTILENIRFGKVDASDEEVYAAAREANAHEFITSFPEGYNTIVGERGATLSGGQKQRLAIARALIKQPAVLILDEATSALDSESERVVQEALDRASAGRTVLMGTHEELLKKGGLYSELIRRQALDTPPPEAPQVLGHRHSKS is encoded by the exons ATGCTGGTGCACTTGTTTCGAGTCGGGATTCGGGGTGGCCCCGTCCCAGGCAAGCCGTTGCTACCCCTCCGCTTCCAGACATTCTCGGCTGTCAG GTCCTCCGATGGCCGCCCCAGCGCCTGCCTCCTCGGGGCCGTGGCCCGGCTGCGCTCACAGCTCCGGGCCCGCCTCCCTCGAGCACCCCCGGCTCCCATCCAAAGCCCCTCTGCCTGGCACTGGGTCGGGGGAATCCTCCTGGGCCCCCTGGTTCTGAGTAAGTGCCCCCGCCTCGGCCTTGTGGCACTGTGTGAGCCAGAAGAGGCCCCCCCGGTCCGCTCCAGACCCCGTGTCCTGGAGCCCCGCTTTAACTGGACGCTCTTCTGGCAGTTTCTGCGCCCCCACCTGCTGGTCCTGGGGGCAGCCGTCGTG CTGGCCCTGGGCGCAGCCTTGGTGAACGTGCAGATCCCCCTGCTCCTGGGGCAGCTGGTGGAGATCGTGGCTAAGTACACGAGGGACCACGCGGGCAGCTTCCTGACGGAGTCCCGGAGCCTCAGCACCCACCTGCTCCTCCTCTACGGCCTCCAG GGCCTGCTGACCTTCGGGTACCTGGTGCTGCTGTCGCGCATTGGTGAGCGCATGGCCGTGGACCTGCGGAGGGCGCTTTTCTGCAACCTGCTCCG CCAAGACATCGAGTTCTTCGATGCTAAGAAGACAGGGCAGCTGGTGAGCCGACTGACGACGGACGTGCAGGAGTTTAAATCCTCCTTCAAACTCGTCATCTCCCAG GGGTTGCGGAGCTGCACGCAGGTGGCCGGCTGCCTGGTGTCCCTGTCCATGCTCTCCACACGCCTCACGCTGCTGCTGATGGTGGCCACGCCTGCCCTGATGGGAGTTGGCACCCTGATGGGCTCAGCTCTCAGAAAACTGTCCCGCCAGTGTCAGGAGCAG GTCGCCAGGGCAACGGGTGTGGCAGATGAGGCCCTGGGCAACGTGCGGACCGTGCGAGCCTTCGCCATGGAGCAGCGGGAGGAGGA ACGCTACGGAGCGGAGCTGGAGGGGTCCCGCTGTAaggcagaggagctgggcagaggGATCGCCTTGTTCCAGGGGCTCTCCAACATCGCCTTCAACT GCATGGTCTTGGGCACGCTGTTTGTTGGGGGCTCCCTTGTGGCCGGGCAGCAGCTGACGGGGGGAGACCTCATGTCCTTCCTGGTGGCCTCCCAGACTGTGCAGAG GTCCATGGCCAACCTCTCCATCCTGTTCGGTCAG GTGGTGCGGGGGCTCAGTGCAGGCGCCCGCGTCTTTGAGTACATGACCCTGAGCCCCAGCATCCCACTCAGCGGGGGCTGCAGCCTGCCCCGGGAGCACCTGCGTGGCTCCATCGCCTTTCACAACGTCTCCTTCAG CTACCCCTGCCGCCCCGGCTTCCCTGTGCTCAGAGACTTCAGCCTCACGCTGCCCCCAGGCAAGATCGTGGCCCTGGTGGGCCAGTCCGGGGGAG GAAAGACCACCGTGGCCTCTCTGCTCGAGCGCTTCTACGACCCCACAGCGGGCATGGTGACACTGGATGGGCAGGACCTGCGCACCCTCGACCCTTCCTGGCTCCGGGGCCAGGTCATTGGCTTCATCAGCCAG gagCCCATCCTGTTTGGAACCACAATCCTGGAGAACATTCGTTTCGGGAAGGTAGACGCCTCCGACGAAGAGGTTTACGCAGCCGCCCGGGAAGCCAACGCACACGAGTTCATCACCAGCTTCCCAGAGGGCTACAACACCATCGTGG GTGAGCGGGGTGCAACCCTGTCTGGCGGCCAGAAGCAGCGCCTGGCCATCGCCCGAGCGCTCATCAAGCAGCCCGCCGTGCTGATCCTGGACGAGGCGACCAGCGCGCTGGACTCGGAGTCCGAGAGAGTCGTGCAGGAGGCCCTGGACCGCGCCAGCGCCGGGCGCACCGTGCTG ATGGGGACCCATGAGGAGCTCCTGAAGAAGGGCGGGCTCTACTCGGAGCTCATCCGGAGACAGGCCCTGGACACCCCGCCTCCGGAGGCACCCCAAGTCCTCGGGCACCGGCACTCCAAGTCCTGA
- the ABCB8 gene encoding mitochondrial potassium channel ATP-binding subunit isoform X1, giving the protein MLVHLFRVGIRGGPVPGKPLLPLRFQTFSAVRSSDGRPSACLLGAVARLRSQLRARLPRAPPAPIQSPSAWHWVGGILLGPLVLSKCPRLGLVALCEPEEAPPVRSRPRVLEPRFNWTLFWQFLRPHLLVLGAAVVLALGAALVNVQIPLLLGQLVEIVAKYTRDHAGSFLTESRSLSTHLLLLYGLQGLLTFGYLVLLSRIGERMAVDLRRALFCNLLRQDIEFFDAKKTGQLVSRLTTDVQEFKSSFKLVISQGLRSCTQVAGCLVSLSMLSTRLTLLLMVATPALMGVGTLMGSALRKLSRQCQEQVARATGVADEALGNVRTVRAFAMEQREEERYGAELEGSRCKAEELGRGIALFQGLSNIAFNCMVLGTLFVGGSLVAGQQLTGGDLMSFLVASQTVQRSMANLSILFGQVVRGLSAGARVFEYMTLSPSIPLSGGCSLPREHLRGSIAFHNVSFSYPCRPGFPVLRDFSLTLPPGKIVALVGQSGGGKTTVASLLERFYDPTAGMVTLDGQDLRTLDPSWLRGQVIGFISQEPILFGTTILENIRFGKVDASDEEVYAAAREANAHEFITSFPEGYNTIVGERGATLSGGQKQRLAIARALIKQPAVLILDEATSALDSESERVVQEALDRASAGRTVLVIAHRLSTVRAAHQIVVMAHGRVCEMGTHEELLKKGGLYSELIRRQALDTPPPEAPQVLGHRHSKS; this is encoded by the exons ATGCTGGTGCACTTGTTTCGAGTCGGGATTCGGGGTGGCCCCGTCCCAGGCAAGCCGTTGCTACCCCTCCGCTTCCAGACATTCTCGGCTGTCAG GTCCTCCGATGGCCGCCCCAGCGCCTGCCTCCTCGGGGCCGTGGCCCGGCTGCGCTCACAGCTCCGGGCCCGCCTCCCTCGAGCACCCCCGGCTCCCATCCAAAGCCCCTCTGCCTGGCACTGGGTCGGGGGAATCCTCCTGGGCCCCCTGGTTCTGAGTAAGTGCCCCCGCCTCGGCCTTGTGGCACTGTGTGAGCCAGAAGAGGCCCCCCCGGTCCGCTCCAGACCCCGTGTCCTGGAGCCCCGCTTTAACTGGACGCTCTTCTGGCAGTTTCTGCGCCCCCACCTGCTGGTCCTGGGGGCAGCCGTCGTG CTGGCCCTGGGCGCAGCCTTGGTGAACGTGCAGATCCCCCTGCTCCTGGGGCAGCTGGTGGAGATCGTGGCTAAGTACACGAGGGACCACGCGGGCAGCTTCCTGACGGAGTCCCGGAGCCTCAGCACCCACCTGCTCCTCCTCTACGGCCTCCAG GGCCTGCTGACCTTCGGGTACCTGGTGCTGCTGTCGCGCATTGGTGAGCGCATGGCCGTGGACCTGCGGAGGGCGCTTTTCTGCAACCTGCTCCG CCAAGACATCGAGTTCTTCGATGCTAAGAAGACAGGGCAGCTGGTGAGCCGACTGACGACGGACGTGCAGGAGTTTAAATCCTCCTTCAAACTCGTCATCTCCCAG GGGTTGCGGAGCTGCACGCAGGTGGCCGGCTGCCTGGTGTCCCTGTCCATGCTCTCCACACGCCTCACGCTGCTGCTGATGGTGGCCACGCCTGCCCTGATGGGAGTTGGCACCCTGATGGGCTCAGCTCTCAGAAAACTGTCCCGCCAGTGTCAGGAGCAG GTCGCCAGGGCAACGGGTGTGGCAGATGAGGCCCTGGGCAACGTGCGGACCGTGCGAGCCTTCGCCATGGAGCAGCGGGAGGAGGA ACGCTACGGAGCGGAGCTGGAGGGGTCCCGCTGTAaggcagaggagctgggcagaggGATCGCCTTGTTCCAGGGGCTCTCCAACATCGCCTTCAACT GCATGGTCTTGGGCACGCTGTTTGTTGGGGGCTCCCTTGTGGCCGGGCAGCAGCTGACGGGGGGAGACCTCATGTCCTTCCTGGTGGCCTCCCAGACTGTGCAGAG GTCCATGGCCAACCTCTCCATCCTGTTCGGTCAG GTGGTGCGGGGGCTCAGTGCAGGCGCCCGCGTCTTTGAGTACATGACCCTGAGCCCCAGCATCCCACTCAGCGGGGGCTGCAGCCTGCCCCGGGAGCACCTGCGTGGCTCCATCGCCTTTCACAACGTCTCCTTCAG CTACCCCTGCCGCCCCGGCTTCCCTGTGCTCAGAGACTTCAGCCTCACGCTGCCCCCAGGCAAGATCGTGGCCCTGGTGGGCCAGTCCGGGGGAG GAAAGACCACCGTGGCCTCTCTGCTCGAGCGCTTCTACGACCCCACAGCGGGCATGGTGACACTGGATGGGCAGGACCTGCGCACCCTCGACCCTTCCTGGCTCCGGGGCCAGGTCATTGGCTTCATCAGCCAG gagCCCATCCTGTTTGGAACCACAATCCTGGAGAACATTCGTTTCGGGAAGGTAGACGCCTCCGACGAAGAGGTTTACGCAGCCGCCCGGGAAGCCAACGCACACGAGTTCATCACCAGCTTCCCAGAGGGCTACAACACCATCGTGG GTGAGCGGGGTGCAACCCTGTCTGGCGGCCAGAAGCAGCGCCTGGCCATCGCCCGAGCGCTCATCAAGCAGCCCGCCGTGCTGATCCTGGACGAGGCGACCAGCGCGCTGGACTCGGAGTCCGAGAGAGTCGTGCAGGAGGCCCTGGACCGCGCCAGCGCCGGGCGCACCGTGCTGGTCATCGCCCACCGGCTCAGCACTGTGCGCGCGGCCCACCAGATCGTCGTCATGGCCCATGGCCGGGTCTGCGAG ATGGGGACCCATGAGGAGCTCCTGAAGAAGGGCGGGCTCTACTCGGAGCTCATCCGGAGACAGGCCCTGGACACCCCGCCTCCGGAGGCACCCCAAGTCCTCGGGCACCGGCACTCCAAGTCCTGA